Proteins encoded within one genomic window of Pseudalkalibacillus sp. SCS-8:
- the gmk gene encoding guanylate kinase: MKKERGILFVLSGPSGVGKGTVNRSLRQQWNGLEFSISVTTRKPREGEQDGVDYFFKSREEFEEMIKQNQLLEYAEYVGNYYGTPLQYVEQTLEAGKDVLLEIEVQGALQVRKLVPEGVFIFLVPPSLDELRNRIVGRGTETEDLINNRMSVAKEELEMMDHYDYVVENDEIQAACDRIKAIALAEHCKKDRIKKQYLRLLEVE, translated from the coding sequence ATGAAAAAAGAAAGAGGCATTTTGTTTGTGTTATCGGGACCTTCTGGTGTTGGAAAAGGGACTGTTAACCGTTCATTACGACAACAATGGAACGGATTGGAATTTTCAATATCTGTTACCACTCGTAAACCTCGAGAAGGGGAGCAAGACGGTGTGGATTATTTCTTCAAATCCAGAGAAGAGTTTGAAGAGATGATTAAACAGAACCAATTGCTGGAGTATGCAGAGTATGTCGGTAATTACTACGGCACACCTTTGCAGTATGTCGAACAGACATTGGAAGCAGGGAAAGATGTTCTGCTTGAAATTGAAGTGCAGGGAGCGTTACAAGTTCGAAAGCTTGTACCTGAAGGCGTATTTATCTTCCTTGTCCCGCCAAGCCTGGATGAATTACGTAACAGGATTGTAGGACGAGGTACTGAAACAGAAGATTTGATCAATAACCGTATGTCTGTTGCAAAAGAAGAATTGGAAATGATGGATCATTATGACTATGTGGTCGAAAATGATGAAATCCAAGCCGCGTGTGATCGTATTAAAGCGATTGCTCTAGCTGAACACTGTAAGAAGGATCGTATCAAGAAACAATATCTGAGATTACTGGAGGTAGAATAG
- a CDS encoding NFACT family protein, whose translation MSFDGIMTRAITHELNETLTKGKITKIYQPFPTELIFVIRSKGTTHKLLLSANASYPRVHITQHQHENPKVPPMLCMLLRKHLEGGVIDGIEQPGMERMILFNIASRNEIGDITHKRLIIEIMGRHSNISLVDAETNLIVDCVKHIPPSQNRHRTLLPGSPYVFPPSQEKINPLETDEETFLRKLDFNSGKIDRQIVQQFEGIAPLVSNEIIHRSELGNRKSLAGSFTELMEKVKNHEYTPQMVITDRKEYFSVIQLSHLKGMTSTFDDVSTLLDRFYFGKAERDRVKQQASDLERFLRNELKKNEQKIPKLKSTLSNSEKAETYKLYGELITANIYQLERGMNKAEVPNYYDENASMITIPLDTQKTPSENAQHYFKKYNKLKNSIQHVHKQLEETNQEIRYLESLLQQLESASASDVEEIREELEEGKYLKKRKNVQKRKKNEKPSIERYRSSTDVDIWVGKNNKQNDYLTNKFANAYDIWLHTKDIPGSHVVIRDREPDETTLKEAANIAAYFSKAKQSSSVPVDYTHIKHVKKPSGAKPGFVTYDHQKTIHVTPDENLVYRLRQRN comes from the coding sequence ATGTCCTTTGACGGAATCATGACCAGAGCCATTACACACGAACTTAACGAAACCCTCACAAAAGGGAAAATCACAAAAATCTACCAACCATTCCCGACAGAACTTATTTTCGTCATACGATCAAAAGGAACGACCCATAAACTCTTACTCTCAGCCAACGCCAGTTATCCGAGAGTTCATATAACCCAACACCAGCATGAAAACCCGAAAGTCCCTCCCATGCTCTGCATGCTGCTGAGGAAACATTTGGAAGGCGGCGTCATTGATGGCATCGAACAACCGGGAATGGAGAGGATGATCCTTTTCAACATTGCTTCCCGAAACGAAATCGGAGATATCACCCATAAACGTCTGATCATCGAAATCATGGGAAGACATAGTAACATTTCGCTTGTTGATGCAGAAACCAATTTGATAGTGGATTGTGTTAAACATATTCCACCTTCCCAAAACCGGCATCGTACGCTGCTTCCGGGTAGCCCATACGTGTTTCCTCCATCCCAAGAGAAAATCAACCCATTGGAAACGGATGAAGAGACGTTTCTTCGGAAGCTGGATTTCAACAGCGGTAAAATCGACCGTCAGATCGTCCAACAGTTCGAAGGGATTGCACCTCTCGTATCCAATGAAATCATTCATCGCTCGGAGCTCGGAAATCGAAAGTCGTTAGCAGGTTCCTTTACAGAATTGATGGAAAAAGTGAAAAACCACGAGTATACACCACAGATGGTGATAACTGACAGAAAGGAATACTTTTCTGTCATTCAATTGAGCCATCTTAAAGGAATGACATCGACATTCGACGATGTCAGTACACTACTGGACCGGTTCTACTTCGGAAAGGCAGAGAGAGACCGAGTTAAGCAGCAGGCATCTGACCTTGAACGATTTTTGAGAAATGAATTGAAAAAGAATGAACAGAAAATCCCTAAGCTCAAATCAACCTTATCCAACTCAGAAAAGGCCGAAACCTACAAGCTTTATGGTGAATTGATCACTGCAAACATCTATCAATTGGAACGTGGAATGAACAAAGCTGAAGTTCCAAACTATTATGATGAAAATGCGTCGATGATTACGATCCCATTAGATACTCAAAAGACCCCGTCTGAAAACGCACAGCACTATTTTAAAAAGTACAACAAGCTGAAGAATTCAATTCAGCATGTCCATAAACAGCTCGAGGAAACCAATCAGGAAATCCGTTACCTGGAGTCCCTGCTTCAACAGTTGGAGTCCGCTTCAGCCAGCGATGTGGAGGAAATTCGTGAGGAATTAGAAGAAGGTAAATACCTTAAGAAAAGAAAGAATGTCCAGAAACGGAAGAAAAATGAGAAACCATCCATTGAACGATATCGTTCTTCTACGGATGTAGACATTTGGGTAGGCAAGAACAATAAACAAAATGATTACTTGACGAACAAATTTGCCAATGCTTATGACATCTGGCTCCATACGAAGGACATACCCGGTTCCCATGTGGTCATCCGTGATCGTGAACCAGATGAAACGACGCTTAAGGAAGCCGCGAACATCGCCGCCTATTTCAGCAAAGCGAAGCAATCGAGCTCCGTTCCGGTCGACTATACCCATATCAAGCATGTCAAAAAGCCAAGTGGTGCAAAGCCTGGTTTCGTCACTTATGATCATCAGAAGACCATCCATGTGACGCCTGATGAGAATCTCGTGTACCGACTTCGTCAACGAAATTAA
- a CDS encoding class I SAM-dependent methyltransferase produces the protein MNGEEFDQLVSFFDGMARTSWLSAVHDQLKKQSGSWKDARVLDIGCGTGRLLLKGVEEAKHLTGVDLSSEMVKASQQNFFLHNRSDKSTFLVADAYELPFEDGHFDVALSTCVMFLLPEPEIGLKEMIRVTKKGGTITMLNPSMKMNQMNAFEYSKKHHISGFEQTTLLKWSNVSTRRHRYSEEDMISLLSELGAERVKNTEVLDGLAMITSAEV, from the coding sequence ATGAATGGAGAAGAGTTTGATCAGCTAGTATCTTTTTTCGATGGGATGGCAAGAACGAGCTGGTTAAGTGCTGTACATGATCAACTGAAAAAACAATCAGGCAGCTGGAAGGACGCACGAGTCCTTGATATCGGATGTGGGACAGGCAGGCTTCTCCTCAAAGGGGTGGAAGAGGCAAAGCATCTGACTGGGGTTGATCTTTCCTCTGAAATGGTTAAAGCAAGTCAACAGAATTTTTTCCTACATAATCGTTCTGACAAATCTACTTTTCTAGTTGCTGATGCGTATGAATTGCCATTTGAGGATGGGCATTTTGATGTTGCCCTTTCTACATGTGTCATGTTCCTATTACCGGAACCTGAAATCGGATTGAAGGAAATGATCCGTGTCACGAAAAAAGGTGGTACCATCACGATGTTGAATCCGAGTATGAAGATGAATCAAATGAATGCATTCGAGTATAGTAAAAAACATCATATCAGCGGCTTTGAACAAACGACGTTATTAAAATGGTCAAATGTTTCAACAAGAAGACACCGGTACTCTGAGGAGGATATGATTTCCTTGCTCTCTGAATTGGGTGCTGAAAGAGTAAAAAACACAGAAGTCCTGGATGGTCTAGCGATGATTACATCTGCTGAAGTGTAG
- a CDS encoding calcium-translocating P-type ATPase, SERCA-type, whose product MKWYSVSTSDVERKLKTDLQQGLTQKEAQKRLLDNGPNELRQEERVSPIIVFLSQFKDFMVLVLLAATLISGILGEYMDAIAIMLIVFVNGILGFVQERKAERSLHALKQLASPKVQVLRNGSWMSIPSKEVVVGDIVRFTAGDRIGADIRLVESKSLSVEESALTGESIPAQKNAEAVLKGDHSPGDQENICFMGTMVTNGRGTGVVVATGMDTEMGKIAHLLTSEEGLQTPLQRRLEQLGKILILVALFLTALVVVIGVLQGHDLYTMFLAGVSLAVAAIPEGLPAIVTIALALGVQKMIRRRAIVRKLPSVETLGCATVICSDKTGTLTENKMTVTHLWSSGKSWHVTGTGFELTGDFLGPNGRVDLERMPALKQLLTFGVLCNNASIEQAGKKGKGNIQIHGDPTEVALMIAGMKAGIEASKLETAYQHIDEFPFDSERKMMSVIVKASDGQRYIVTKGAPDVVISRCAHILWNDRQSLMDERRKNDVHRKIEEMAEQALRTIAVGFRPLRNGETVSSAFEAESELTLIGLQGMIDPPRKEAMEAIRECQNAGIKTVMITGDHILTAKAIARELNMLPENGKVMEGKTLAALTIEELEQVVDDVYVFARVSPEHKLKIVKALQNRGHIVAMTGDGVNDAPAIKAANIGIAMGLTGTDVAREASSLVLSDDNFATIRAAIEEGRNIYENIRKFIRYLLASNVGEILVMLFAMLMSMPLPLVPIQILWVNLVTDGLPAMALGIDSAEEDVMKRSPRKTNEGVFSRGLGWKIISRGFLIGIVTIIAFAIAYYENPENLVRAQTVAFSTLVMAQLIHVFDCRSERSVFHRNPFGNIYLVLAVLSSIALLIVVVYYPPLQPIFHTTSLNIREWMLILGMAGIPTFALAGAHLFKRRKHVMLKRP is encoded by the coding sequence ATGAAATGGTACTCGGTTTCTACAAGTGATGTAGAAAGGAAGCTCAAGACGGATCTTCAGCAAGGGTTAACGCAGAAAGAAGCACAGAAACGATTATTGGACAACGGTCCCAATGAATTGCGGCAAGAAGAACGTGTGTCTCCAATCATCGTTTTTTTATCACAATTCAAAGATTTCATGGTGCTTGTCTTATTAGCAGCGACATTGATTTCTGGCATTCTAGGAGAGTATATGGATGCGATCGCAATCATGTTGATCGTATTTGTTAATGGTATTTTAGGGTTTGTCCAAGAGCGGAAAGCTGAAAGGTCCCTTCATGCGCTCAAACAATTGGCAAGCCCGAAAGTCCAGGTTCTCCGTAACGGGTCATGGATGAGCATTCCATCAAAAGAAGTCGTTGTCGGGGATATCGTCCGTTTTACCGCAGGAGACCGAATCGGTGCAGATATTCGTTTAGTAGAATCCAAATCATTAAGTGTTGAAGAATCCGCTTTGACAGGGGAATCGATCCCTGCTCAGAAGAACGCTGAAGCAGTGCTCAAAGGGGATCATTCTCCAGGAGATCAAGAGAATATATGTTTCATGGGCACGATGGTAACGAACGGAAGAGGTACAGGGGTAGTAGTAGCTACCGGAATGGATACAGAAATGGGTAAAATCGCCCATCTGCTGACAAGTGAAGAGGGATTACAAACACCATTACAGCGTCGTTTGGAGCAGCTAGGTAAGATTTTGATATTGGTCGCCTTATTTTTGACTGCACTCGTTGTTGTCATCGGTGTTTTACAAGGTCATGATCTTTACACGATGTTCCTTGCAGGTGTGTCTCTCGCTGTCGCCGCCATACCAGAAGGACTACCGGCTATCGTCACCATCGCTTTGGCTTTGGGTGTTCAGAAGATGATCCGTAGAAGGGCGATTGTACGTAAACTCCCATCTGTTGAAACGCTTGGTTGTGCGACAGTCATCTGCTCTGACAAGACAGGTACATTGACGGAAAACAAGATGACGGTCACTCATTTGTGGAGCAGTGGGAAGAGCTGGCATGTGACCGGTACTGGCTTTGAGCTGACAGGGGACTTTCTTGGGCCAAACGGAAGGGTCGATCTTGAGCGTATGCCGGCATTGAAGCAATTGCTTACGTTTGGTGTCCTCTGTAACAATGCAAGTATTGAACAAGCAGGGAAAAAGGGGAAAGGTAACATCCAAATCCATGGGGATCCGACCGAGGTTGCCCTCATGATTGCAGGAATGAAGGCCGGGATAGAAGCATCAAAACTTGAAACAGCCTACCAACATATTGACGAATTTCCATTCGATTCAGAGAGAAAGATGATGAGTGTTATTGTAAAAGCTTCGGATGGTCAAAGATACATCGTAACGAAAGGTGCTCCGGATGTCGTCATTTCCAGATGTGCCCATATACTATGGAACGATCGTCAATCGCTCATGGATGAGCGGAGAAAGAATGACGTGCATAGAAAGATTGAAGAGATGGCAGAACAAGCATTAAGGACAATTGCCGTCGGATTTCGTCCTTTAAGGAATGGAGAAACAGTCTCCTCTGCTTTTGAAGCAGAAAGTGAGCTAACACTTATCGGGCTTCAGGGGATGATTGATCCGCCAAGGAAGGAAGCGATGGAAGCGATCCGGGAATGTCAGAATGCCGGAATCAAAACCGTCATGATCACAGGAGATCATATCCTCACAGCTAAAGCCATTGCACGCGAGTTGAACATGCTTCCTGAAAACGGCAAAGTGATGGAAGGAAAGACATTAGCAGCACTCACAATCGAAGAGCTTGAACAAGTTGTCGATGACGTCTATGTATTTGCGCGTGTATCTCCGGAACATAAGCTGAAGATCGTCAAAGCGTTACAAAACAGAGGGCATATCGTCGCGATGACTGGCGACGGTGTGAATGATGCCCCGGCCATTAAAGCGGCGAACATCGGAATTGCGATGGGGTTGACTGGAACGGATGTCGCAAGGGAGGCGTCTTCACTTGTCCTTTCAGATGATAATTTTGCGACAATACGAGCGGCGATTGAAGAAGGAAGAAACATCTACGAAAACATCCGGAAGTTCATCCGTTATTTGCTGGCATCGAATGTCGGAGAGATCCTCGTCATGCTATTTGCGATGCTGATGTCGATGCCGCTCCCTTTAGTGCCGATTCAAATATTATGGGTGAATCTGGTGACAGATGGTCTCCCTGCTATGGCGTTAGGAATCGATAGTGCAGAAGAGGATGTAATGAAACGTTCACCAAGAAAAACGAATGAGGGTGTATTTTCGAGAGGACTAGGCTGGAAAATCATTTCAAGAGGGTTCTTGATCGGTATTGTGACCATTATAGCGTTTGCGATTGCCTACTATGAAAATCCTGAAAATCTGGTCAGAGCCCAGACAGTCGCATTCTCTACTTTAGTAATGGCACAATTGATCCACGTTTTTGATTGTAGAAGTGAACGATCCGTCTTCCATCGAAATCCTTTCGGAAATATTTATTTAGTTCTGGCTGTCCTTTCATCCATTGCCTTATTAATTGTCGTTGTCTACTATCCGCCGCTTCAGCCGATTTTCCATACGACCAGCTTGAATATAAGAGAATGGATGTTGATTTTAGGTATGGCAGGTATACCGACATTTGCGCTCGCAGGGGCTCATCTCTTCAAGAGGAGAAAGCATGTGATGCTAAAGCGTCCGTAA
- a CDS encoding YicC/YloC family endoribonuclease produces MKSMTGFGRAVIEDEHYSITTEIRSVNHRFSEIQIRLPRQLSIIEDKIKRCIQEYIIRGKVDVWISIDGERGIERELSVDWTLLDQYVEAHRQLNERLQADEELRYQQLLTYPNIVTITEREQVTDRFADQVLESVELASSKLIAMREDEGKHLKEDLLTRLQDVENILEEIRVLAPEVQIGYRDRLYKRIKDFTDGKLDLDDTRVLTEVAIFADKCNIDEELTRLDSHVSHFRDILEESGSIGRKMDFLVQEMNRESNTIGSKANDYSISKYVVQLKSEIEKLKEQVQNIE; encoded by the coding sequence ATGAAAAGTATGACGGGTTTCGGAAGGGCAGTCATTGAGGATGAACATTATTCCATAACGACAGAAATCAGATCAGTGAACCATCGTTTCTCTGAAATCCAGATCCGATTACCACGACAATTATCCATAATTGAAGATAAGATTAAACGTTGTATTCAGGAGTACATAATTCGAGGTAAGGTTGATGTTTGGATCAGTATCGATGGTGAACGTGGGATAGAAAGGGAATTATCGGTCGATTGGACGCTTTTGGATCAATATGTAGAAGCCCATAGGCAGTTGAATGAGCGCCTGCAAGCCGATGAAGAACTCCGTTATCAGCAATTATTGACCTATCCTAATATCGTTACGATTACAGAGCGGGAGCAAGTAACAGATCGATTTGCTGATCAAGTTCTGGAATCAGTCGAGCTGGCCAGTTCCAAGTTAATTGCAATGCGGGAGGATGAAGGAAAACATCTTAAAGAAGACCTCCTTACAAGGTTACAGGACGTCGAAAATATTCTAGAGGAAATCCGTGTCTTAGCTCCTGAAGTTCAGATCGGATATCGCGACCGGCTATATAAGAGGATTAAAGATTTTACAGACGGTAAGCTTGATCTGGATGATACCCGCGTGCTGACAGAGGTCGCAATTTTTGCAGATAAATGTAATATCGATGAAGAATTGACAAGACTTGATAGTCATGTGAGTCATTTCAGGGATATACTTGAAGAGTCAGGTTCGATCGGGCGGAAAATGGACTTTCTTGTGCAGGAAATGAACCGAGAAAGCAATACGATTGGATCCAAAGCAAATGATTATTCGATCAGTAAATACGTAGTGCAATTAAAAAGTGAAATCGAAAAACTAAAAGAACAGGTACAAAACATCGAATGA
- the remA gene encoding extracellular matrix/biofilm regulator RemA produces the protein MNIKLINIGFGNIVSANRIISIVSPESAPIKRIITDSRTQHKLIDATYGRRTRAVIITDSDHVILSAVQPETVAQRLLNKEDLTEE, from the coding sequence ATGAACATAAAGTTGATCAATATCGGATTTGGTAATATCGTGTCTGCCAATCGTATCATTTCAATTGTAAGTCCGGAATCTGCACCGATAAAAAGGATTATTACAGATTCACGTACCCAGCATAAATTGATTGATGCGACATATGGGAGACGGACTCGTGCTGTCATCATTACAGACAGTGATCATGTCATCCTGTCGGCTGTACAACCTGAGACGGTGGCACAACGCTTATTGAATAAAGAGGATTTAACAGAAGAATAG
- a CDS encoding YfhD family protein yields MGRDNHGRKSNNNKKKISQDPHQVGGLSKEEVELSKELTEAYELEEKPGFKPTDVSRKSE; encoded by the coding sequence ATGGGTAGAGACAATCACGGTCGTAAAAGCAACAACAATAAAAAGAAGATTTCCCAGGACCCGCACCAGGTAGGTGGGTTGAGTAAAGAAGAGGTCGAGCTTTCAAAGGAACTTACTGAAGCTTATGAACTTGAGGAAAAGCCAGGTTTTAAGCCGACTGATGTGAGCAGGAAAAGTGAATAA
- the rpoZ gene encoding DNA-directed RNA polymerase subunit omega: protein MLYPSIDSLMEKLDSKYTLVTLSAKRARVIQQTAYAGTEDTKSNKPVGKALEEIVEGKLTFDINKLQG, encoded by the coding sequence ATGCTTTATCCATCAATCGACTCATTAATGGAGAAATTAGATTCAAAGTATACCCTCGTCACGTTGTCAGCTAAACGAGCACGTGTCATTCAGCAAACAGCCTATGCTGGCACTGAGGATACAAAGTCAAACAAACCAGTTGGGAAAGCTTTAGAAGAAATCGTGGAAGGAAAATTAACCTTTGACATCAACAAACTACAAGGATAA
- the coaBC gene encoding bifunctional phosphopantothenoylcysteine decarboxylase/phosphopantothenate--cysteine ligase CoaBC — protein sequence MTEKKKVLLCVTGGIAVFKAAGLTSQLRQSGYEVKVMMTRSAMEFVTPLTFQTLSRNHVYHDTFDEKDPSGVAHIDLADWADLVVVAPATANSIGKLANGIADDMISTTLLATTAPVMIAPAMNVHMYEHPAVYANMERLAKYGCRFIEPGEGLLACGYVGKGRLAEPEEILESIHHFFKEQSYKPLKGKHVLITAGPTREYVDPVRFFTNRSSGKMGYALAEKAYEQGADVTLISGPTNLNAPYGVDFIQVESAEEMYKEVMERYNRADLVIKSAAVADYRPKVTYDSKMKKQDGNLSIDMDRTKDILLELGKQKEHQVLVGFAAETDDVTRYAKGKLEKKNLDMIVANNVAQTGSGFEGDTNQVHIFGRDGHEYESSLLSKKEVAEIVLRESARYMKGSDEG from the coding sequence ATGACGGAAAAGAAAAAGGTTCTGTTATGTGTGACAGGCGGAATCGCTGTATTTAAAGCTGCAGGACTGACTAGTCAATTGAGGCAATCAGGATATGAAGTCAAAGTGATGATGACCCGATCTGCGATGGAATTCGTCACACCATTGACATTTCAAACCCTGTCAAGGAATCACGTCTATCATGATACTTTTGATGAAAAGGATCCATCTGGTGTCGCACATATTGATTTAGCGGATTGGGCTGATCTGGTCGTCGTCGCGCCAGCCACTGCCAATAGCATCGGGAAATTAGCGAATGGAATTGCAGATGACATGATTTCAACGACATTGTTAGCAACCACCGCTCCTGTGATGATTGCACCTGCGATGAATGTCCATATGTATGAACACCCTGCCGTATATGCCAACATGGAGCGACTAGCGAAATATGGCTGCAGATTTATTGAGCCAGGAGAAGGGTTGTTAGCTTGTGGATATGTCGGGAAGGGAAGATTGGCAGAACCTGAAGAAATTCTGGAATCGATTCATCACTTCTTTAAAGAACAGTCCTACAAACCGTTAAAAGGAAAGCATGTTCTCATTACAGCAGGACCCACGAGAGAATATGTGGATCCCGTCCGTTTCTTCACGAATCGTTCGTCTGGCAAGATGGGATATGCTTTAGCTGAAAAAGCCTATGAACAAGGAGCGGATGTGACCTTGATAAGTGGTCCGACGAATCTGAACGCTCCTTATGGTGTCGATTTCATACAAGTAGAATCAGCAGAAGAGATGTACAAAGAGGTCATGGAACGTTATAACAGAGCTGACCTTGTCATCAAATCAGCAGCTGTTGCCGATTATCGTCCTAAAGTGACGTACGATTCTAAAATGAAAAAACAGGATGGCAACCTCTCAATAGACATGGATCGGACAAAGGATATCCTACTTGAATTAGGAAAACAGAAGGAACATCAAGTCCTTGTAGGTTTTGCTGCAGAAACCGATGACGTTACCCGCTATGCCAAAGGGAAACTAGAGAAGAAGAATCTTGATATGATCGTTGCGAATAATGTGGCCCAAACCGGTTCTGGATTTGAAGGGGATACAAACCAGGTTCACATCTTCGGAAGAGATGGACATGAGTATGAAAGCTCATTACTGTCGAAGAAAGAGGTGGCCGAAATCGTACTGAGAGAAAGCGCACGTTATATGAAAGGATCAGATGAAGGATGA